Proteins encoded by one window of Chryseobacterium sp. POL2:
- a CDS encoding SUF system Fe-S cluster assembly protein → MKYTDEQIADIGENIIRELKSIYDPEIPVDIYELGLVYDVQISDEGQVVVVMTLTSPNCPVAESLPMEVEEKVKAVEGVTAAKINLTFEPTWTKDMMSEEARFELGML, encoded by the coding sequence ATGAAATATACAGACGAACAAATTGCAGACATCGGAGAGAACATCATCAGAGAGCTTAAAAGTATCTATGATCCAGAAATCCCAGTAGATATTTATGAGTTGGGATTGGTGTACGATGTGCAAATTTCGGACGAAGGACAAGTGGTTGTGGTGATGACGCTAACATCTCCGAATTGCCCGGTAGCAGAATCTTTGCCCATGGAGGTTGAAGAAAAAGTGAAAGCTGTAGAAGGCGTTACCGCTGCTAAAATTAACTTGACTTTCGAACCTACATGGACAAAAGATATGATGAGTGAGGAAGCGCGCTTCGAACTCGGAATGTTATAA
- a CDS encoding c-type cytochrome: protein MKKNIIKITAVLGFASVLLTSCSKENPPLVYFPDMYFPVAYDPLMKAEDAYSKHENEIPAFVANNGATGLKPVEGSVPQNADGIIEDQALPKNVDEYNAGYDASKTMTTSPLVAKNLEKDLERGKHLYDQTCAACHGVGGDGQGSIVQSGAYSGVPNYKDREITIGSVHYVLTNGRNAMGSYAGQLNAGDRWRVALYVMNAFKGAAAPAETANSSDAAAATATETNTNTKK, encoded by the coding sequence ATGAAAAAGAATATTATTAAAATTACTGCCGTTTTAGGTTTTGCAAGTGTTCTTTTAACTTCTTGTAGTAAAGAGAATCCACCTTTGGTGTATTTCCCTGATATGTACTTCCCAGTGGCTTATGATCCATTGATGAAGGCAGAAGACGCTTATTCTAAACACGAAAACGAAATCCCAGCTTTTGTTGCTAACAATGGCGCAACAGGATTAAAACCTGTAGAAGGTTCGGTTCCTCAGAATGCAGACGGTATTATTGAAGACCAAGCATTGCCTAAAAATGTAGACGAATACAATGCAGGTTACGATGCTTCAAAAACAATGACTACTTCCCCTCTTGTCGCTAAAAATCTTGAGAAAGATCTTGAAAGAGGCAAACATTTATATGACCAGACTTGTGCTGCTTGCCATGGTGTGGGAGGAGATGGACAAGGTTCAATTGTTCAATCAGGCGCTTATTCGGGAGTTCCAAATTATAAAGATAGAGAAATCACAATTGGCTCTGTACACTATGTATTAACTAATGGTAGAAATGCCATGGGTTCTTACGCAGGTCAGCTTAATGCTGGTGACCGTTGGAGAGTGGCGCTATATGTGATGAACGCGTTCAAAGGTGCTGCTGCTCCTGCTGAAACAGCTAACTCAAGCGATGCTGCGGCTGCAACAGCTACTGAAACTAATACTAATACTAAAAAATAA
- a CDS encoding 3'-5' exonuclease, whose product MIKAISIEKVLFLDIETVPQNPSYTDNDEATQMLWDKKTKNQRKDDITADDFYGERAGIMAEFGKIICISIGIVDQAKLKIKSFYNDNEKDLLLEFCQIFNSARLRDVILCAHNGKEFDFPYIARRLLINGIEPPKVFQMFGKKPWEIPHIDTMELWKFGDWKSYVSLELLAHIFNIPTPKDDIDGSQVAQIYYEEKDLLRIVKYCEKDVLTLCNIFRRMRQEDIIKRLD is encoded by the coding sequence ATGATAAAGGCAATTTCCATTGAAAAGGTCCTCTTTTTAGATATAGAAACTGTACCACAGAATCCGAGTTATACCGATAATGATGAAGCGACGCAAATGCTGTGGGATAAGAAAACTAAAAATCAACGTAAGGATGACATTACTGCCGATGATTTCTACGGTGAAAGAGCAGGTATTATGGCAGAATTTGGAAAGATTATTTGTATTTCTATCGGGATAGTAGATCAAGCTAAACTTAAAATTAAATCTTTTTATAATGATAATGAAAAAGACTTATTATTAGAATTTTGCCAAATTTTCAACAGCGCAAGACTTCGCGATGTTATACTTTGTGCACACAACGGAAAAGAATTTGATTTTCCCTACATAGCGCGCCGACTTTTAATAAATGGCATTGAACCTCCCAAAGTTTTTCAAATGTTTGGTAAAAAACCCTGGGAAATTCCACATATCGATACGATGGAGCTTTGGAAATTCGGTGATTGGAAGTCTTATGTATCTTTAGAATTATTAGCCCACATTTTTAATATTCCAACCCCGAAAGACGATATTGATGGTTCACAAGTCGCTCAAATTTATTACGAGGAGAAAGACTTATTAAGAATAGTTAAATATTGTGAAAAAGATGTCTTAACTTTGTGTAATATTTTCCGACGTATGAGACAGGAAGATATTATAAAACGTTTAGATTAA
- a CDS encoding TAT-variant-translocated molybdopterin oxidoreductase — protein MASNKIQFRSIHELKDQSLNAKLAQKEFQNEIPVDEFLGDAEKMNNSGTSRRDFLKLLGFSTAAVTLAACEAPVIKTIPYVVKPHDIIPGVPNYYASAYFDGFDFSSVLVKTREGRPIKIEPNPTAGNLGKTNARAQASVLSLYDNDKLKQPKLNGSDVSFDQLDDYAIKGLNEAQAAGKKIVILSHSMPSPTFKKLFADFKTKYPSAELVTYDTYPYAAALDAATEVFGQRALPVYDLSSSELVVSFQADFLADYNAGSLETSYAAARKPGENMLRHIQVESNMSLTGANADSRIRLKPSAVNKTLVEVYNGLNGGTSDKVAAEIVKELQAKGNKAVVFADGSKAAYVLAHLINQKLGSVAFTGKANLLKDYDNAKFNELIASMNAGQVGVLISNRTNPLYSFAKAEAFKSAMAKVACTIAITDKKNEIFKASKAIIPAAHWLESWGDIAPETGSYALMQPTIQKIYKSRQIEESLLVWINGKGSPANDYYTYLKANAVTLLGGTSFNKALYNGFNAAAVGSTLSYAGGNAGQAVAELNAFKASDLELQLYLNTAIGDGTQANNPWLQELPDPITRLSWDNYLTISPKDAERLGIKNELNGRMQLDGSTVDLTVNGVELKSLPVFIQPGQADGSLGLALGYGKKDSGKVAETGINAYPLFDGYNTILSNVSIKDAGEEHEFAGVQLQNTLMGRYEIAKEATLTEFLGDVNEWNKPLEMHTIGGALPIGKIDLWDAFDDTDGPHFNLSVDLNSCTGCGACVIACQAENNVPVVGKEEVRMSRDMYWLRIDRYYTSKLPKEFDKVKQDGKLSQQEAVDGGLDVPGMYNILIEPNETPDVIFQPVMCQHCNHAPCETVCPVAATSHGKQGQNQMAYNRCIGTRYCANNCPYKVRRFNWFTYNLNDKFDFNQNNDLGRMVLNPDVVVRTRGVMEKCSMCIQMTQNVILEAKKEGRRVADGEFQTACSKACSTGAMKFGDMNDVNSEVRTLFTDKRKYILLEEIGTKPNVFYHTKIRNRKENNV, from the coding sequence ATGGCTTCAAATAAAATACAATTCAGAAGTATTCACGAACTAAAAGACCAATCGCTTAACGCGAAATTGGCTCAAAAGGAGTTTCAGAATGAAATTCCAGTTGATGAATTCTTAGGAGATGCGGAAAAAATGAATAATTCCGGTACTTCCAGAAGAGATTTCCTTAAATTATTAGGATTCTCGACTGCAGCTGTTACTTTAGCAGCTTGTGAGGCACCAGTTATTAAGACGATTCCTTATGTGGTGAAACCGCATGACATCATTCCTGGAGTTCCTAATTATTATGCTTCAGCTTATTTCGATGGTTTCGATTTCTCAAGTGTTTTAGTTAAAACAAGAGAAGGTCGCCCTATCAAAATTGAACCAAATCCAACTGCTGGTAACTTGGGTAAAACTAATGCTAGAGCACAGGCAAGTGTATTGTCCCTTTATGACAATGATAAACTAAAGCAGCCAAAACTTAATGGAAGCGATGTTTCTTTCGATCAGCTTGATGACTATGCTATCAAAGGTCTTAACGAAGCACAGGCAGCGGGTAAAAAGATTGTTATCTTGTCACACTCAATGCCAAGTCCAACTTTCAAAAAGTTGTTTGCTGATTTTAAAACAAAATATCCTTCTGCGGAATTAGTAACTTATGATACTTATCCTTATGCAGCAGCTTTGGATGCCGCAACAGAAGTATTTGGACAAAGAGCTTTACCAGTTTATGATCTTTCAAGTTCAGAATTGGTAGTGTCTTTCCAAGCAGATTTCTTAGCAGATTATAATGCTGGTAGTTTAGAAACCTCTTATGCCGCTGCAAGAAAACCAGGAGAGAATATGTTGAGACACATCCAAGTGGAATCTAACATGTCTTTGACAGGTGCTAACGCAGACTCAAGAATTAGACTTAAACCAAGTGCAGTTAACAAAACTTTAGTTGAAGTATACAATGGTCTTAACGGCGGTACTTCTGATAAAGTAGCTGCTGAAATCGTTAAAGAACTTCAAGCTAAAGGAAACAAAGCGGTTGTTTTTGCTGATGGATCAAAAGCGGCTTACGTTTTAGCGCATTTAATCAATCAAAAATTAGGTTCAGTTGCTTTCACTGGGAAAGCGAATCTTCTTAAGGATTATGACAATGCAAAATTCAATGAGCTTATCGCTTCAATGAATGCTGGTCAAGTTGGGGTTTTAATTTCAAATAGAACGAATCCTTTATATTCTTTTGCTAAAGCGGAAGCTTTCAAAAGCGCTATGGCAAAAGTAGCTTGTACAATTGCTATTACAGATAAGAAGAACGAAATCTTCAAAGCTTCGAAAGCAATTATCCCTGCAGCACATTGGTTAGAATCTTGGGGTGACATCGCTCCAGAAACTGGATCTTACGCGCTAATGCAGCCAACGATTCAAAAGATTTATAAATCAAGACAAATTGAAGAATCATTATTAGTTTGGATCAACGGTAAAGGAAGTCCTGCTAATGATTATTATACTTATTTGAAAGCCAATGCTGTGACATTATTAGGCGGAACATCGTTCAACAAAGCTTTATATAATGGTTTCAATGCTGCTGCGGTTGGTAGTACATTGTCTTATGCTGGTGGAAACGCTGGTCAAGCAGTTGCTGAATTGAACGCTTTCAAAGCTTCAGATTTAGAATTGCAATTATATCTTAATACAGCAATCGGTGATGGTACACAAGCTAATAACCCTTGGTTACAAGAGCTTCCAGATCCAATCACAAGATTGTCTTGGGATAATTACTTAACGATTTCTCCTAAAGATGCAGAGCGTTTAGGTATCAAAAATGAGCTTAACGGAAGAATGCAACTTGATGGTTCTACAGTTGACTTGACTGTTAACGGTGTTGAACTGAAATCTCTTCCCGTATTTATTCAGCCAGGTCAGGCTGATGGATCTTTAGGTTTAGCCTTAGGTTATGGTAAAAAAGATTCTGGTAAAGTAGCGGAAACAGGAATTAATGCTTATCCATTATTTGATGGTTACAATACGATTTTATCAAACGTAAGTATCAAAGATGCTGGAGAAGAGCATGAGTTTGCTGGAGTACAGCTTCAAAATACACTTATGGGACGATATGAGATTGCTAAAGAAGCAACGCTTACAGAATTCCTAGGTGATGTTAATGAGTGGAATAAACCATTAGAAATGCACACTATTGGTGGCGCTCTTCCAATTGGAAAGATTGACCTTTGGGATGCTTTTGACGATACAGATGGACCACACTTTAACTTGTCAGTAGATCTTAACTCTTGTACTGGTTGTGGCGCGTGTGTTATCGCATGTCAAGCAGAAAATAACGTTCCTGTTGTTGGAAAAGAAGAGGTGAGAATGTCTCGTGATATGTATTGGTTGAGAATTGACCGTTACTATACTTCTAAACTTCCAAAAGAGTTTGATAAAGTAAAACAAGACGGTAAATTATCACAACAAGAAGCTGTTGATGGTGGATTAGACGTTCCAGGAATGTACAACATTCTAATTGAACCAAACGAAACGCCAGATGTTATCTTCCAGCCAGTAATGTGTCAACATTGTAACCATGCTCCTTGTGAAACTGTTTGTCCAGTAGCGGCAACATCACATGGTAAACAAGGTCAAAACCAAATGGCTTATAACAGATGTATTGGAACAAGATATTGTGCGAACAACTGTCCATATAAAGTAAGACGTTTCAACTGGTTTACATATAACCTAAACGATAAGTTTGATTTTAATCAAAATAATGATTTAGGAAGAATGGTTCTTAATCCGGACGTTGTTGTAAGAACAAGAGGGGTTATGGAGAAATGTTCTATGTGTATCCAAATGACACAGAATGTTATCCTTGAAGCTAAGAAGGAAGGAAGAAGAGTCGCTGATGGAGAATTCCAAACGGCTTGTTCTAAAGCTTGTTCTACAGGCGCAATGAAATTTGGTGATATGAACGATGTCAACTCAGAAGTTAGAACATTGTTCACCGATAAGAGAAAGTATATTTTACTTGAAGAAATCGGTACCAAGCCAAACGTGTTCTACCACACGAAGATTAGAAATAGAAAAGAAAATAACGTTTAA
- a CDS encoding OsmC family protein has translation MTSKTTYLGNNEMDSVHEDSGNTMHIGIPQDNFNKRDNFSPTDLFATSLAQSIFAAISVLGKDRNIDITGATCELKKTMYFQPRRIGEIFCVLKFPQKHSEDEKKFIEDTAHNCPVYLSLHPDIKKILIFEYAD, from the coding sequence ATGACTTCTAAAACAACTTATTTAGGCAATAACGAGATGGATTCTGTTCATGAAGATTCTGGCAATACCATGCACATCGGGATTCCACAAGATAACTTTAACAAGAGAGATAACTTCTCGCCTACTGATCTTTTCGCAACCTCTTTAGCACAAAGTATTTTTGCAGCGATAAGTGTGCTTGGAAAAGATAGGAATATCGACATTACAGGAGCAACTTGCGAATTGAAAAAAACCATGTATTTCCAACCAAGAAGAATTGGAGAAATATTCTGCGTTTTAAAATTTCCGCAAAAGCATTCTGAAGACGAAAAGAAATTTATCGAAGATACTGCACACAATTGTCCTGTGTATTTGAGTCTTCACCCCGATATCAAGAAAATTTTGATATTCGAATACGCAGACTAG
- a CDS encoding c-type cytochrome, whose translation MISWRKHYKKSLIALGLLLLTSASINAQGDPKKGLDLFKANCTACHALDKQMIGPALGGVVDKLKKEQGLETDWLHKWIKDNKALRASGDKYANQIYEEFNKVEMLAFPNLSDQDIDDILAYTTDPPKEEPKADAAAATGGDLAGAQKAQESQLNSQAILAAFVVIAGLLLWLLVKIRQLVKLQQTPELSDLNSTRINSFSELYKKYNYVGKGVIAILAMLALYGVWNSLMWIGVYKGYAPEQPIHFSHKIHAGDNKIDCQLCHSGAKYGKVSEIPSVNVCMNCHRSISEYNGAYMEPGKDKAFYDGEIQKIYAAAGWDPAKQQYTGKTTPIEWTRIHNMPDFVYFNHSQHVVAGEKAIISAFNKKNPNNQIDVVCKACHGKVDTMNVVQMANDFTMGWCIECHRTTEVDMSNGYNQEYFKNLHDKLKKQYGEGTKITVDAIGGLECGKCHY comes from the coding sequence ATGATTAGTTGGAGAAAGCATTACAAAAAAAGTCTGATAGCACTCGGTTTGCTATTATTGACTAGCGCTTCTATTAATGCACAAGGAGATCCAAAGAAAGGTCTTGACCTTTTTAAGGCCAATTGTACGGCTTGTCACGCCTTAGACAAACAGATGATTGGACCTGCTTTGGGAGGAGTTGTTGATAAACTGAAAAAGGAGCAAGGTCTGGAAACAGACTGGTTACACAAATGGATTAAGGATAACAAAGCACTTAGAGCTTCTGGTGATAAGTACGCTAACCAAATCTATGAGGAATTCAACAAAGTAGAAATGTTGGCATTCCCGAATTTGTCAGATCAGGATATCGATGATATCTTAGCCTATACGACAGATCCGCCAAAAGAAGAACCAAAGGCTGATGCGGCAGCAGCCACGGGAGGTGATCTTGCTGGTGCGCAAAAAGCCCAAGAAAGTCAACTTAACTCGCAGGCGATTTTAGCAGCTTTTGTTGTTATTGCAGGTTTGTTACTTTGGTTATTAGTGAAGATAAGACAGTTGGTGAAGCTTCAGCAGACACCAGAATTGTCGGATCTTAATTCTACAAGAATTAATTCTTTCTCCGAGTTATACAAAAAGTACAACTATGTTGGTAAGGGTGTTATAGCAATTTTGGCGATGCTTGCTTTGTATGGTGTTTGGAATTCATTAATGTGGATTGGGGTTTACAAAGGTTATGCGCCTGAGCAGCCAATTCATTTCTCTCACAAAATCCACGCTGGAGATAACAAGATTGATTGTCAACTTTGTCACTCTGGAGCTAAGTATGGTAAAGTGTCAGAAATCCCGTCTGTTAACGTTTGTATGAACTGTCACAGAAGTATCTCCGAATACAATGGTGCTTACATGGAGCCAGGAAAAGACAAGGCATTCTACGACGGAGAAATTCAGAAGATTTATGCAGCAGCAGGTTGGGACCCAGCCAAGCAACAGTACACTGGGAAAACAACTCCAATTGAATGGACAAGAATTCACAATATGCCAGATTTCGTTTACTTTAACCACTCTCAACACGTTGTAGCTGGTGAAAAAGCGATTATCTCAGCATTTAACAAGAAGAATCCTAACAACCAAATCGATGTTGTTTGTAAAGCTTGTCACGGTAAAGTAGATACGATGAATGTTGTGCAGATGGCAAACGACTTTACTATGGGATGGTGTATCGAATGTCACCGTACTACAGAAGTTGATATGTCAAACGGTTACAACCAAGAGTATTTCAAAAACCTTCACGATAAGTTGAAAAAACAATACGGCGAGGGAACAAAGATTACGGTTGATGCTATCGGTGGTCTAGAGTGTGGTAAGTGTCATTATTAA
- a CDS encoding DUF3341 domain-containing protein yields MSTTKIIYGLYGDDDDLMHGVKAFTDKGIKINEVYTPFPVHGLDKALGLKKTRISDAAFFYAVYGVSIGALVTYYTMIRDWPQNIGGKPAFDWGHNMPAFVVPMFELMVFCAAHLMSLTYLVRNKMYPGAKPQNPDPRTTDDKFLMEFVSDDVETIKQILVDTGVEEITVKDA; encoded by the coding sequence ATGAGCACCACTAAAATTATTTACGGACTTTACGGCGACGACGATGATTTAATGCACGGCGTTAAAGCCTTCACTGATAAAGGTATCAAGATTAACGAAGTTTATACTCCATTTCCAGTTCACGGACTAGATAAAGCTTTAGGTTTAAAGAAAACTAGAATTTCTGATGCTGCTTTCTTCTACGCTGTTTATGGTGTTTCAATTGGAGCTTTAGTAACGTATTATACTATGATTCGTGACTGGCCTCAGAATATTGGTGGTAAACCCGCTTTTGACTGGGGACACAATATGCCAGCTTTCGTGGTGCCAATGTTTGAGCTAATGGTATTCTGTGCGGCGCACCTTATGTCATTAACTTATTTAGTTAGAAATAAAATGTATCCAGGGGCAAAACCTCAGAATCCAGATCCAAGAACAACGGATGATAAGTTCCTGATGGAATTTGTATCAGATGATGTTGAAACGATCAAACAGATTCTTGTAGATACTGGTGTTGAAGAAATAACAGTAAAAGACGCTTAA
- a CDS encoding hydroxymethylglutaryl-CoA lyase yields MFLTECPRDAMQGWGEFIPTQKKIDYINALMDVGFDVLDCASFVNPRTMPQMADSGDVVDEIDKSLSNTKLSVIVANLRGAEKALEHDNVDILGFPFSISETFQHRNTNKSREDAFEEIIKILDLANAQGKQLNLYFSMAFGNPYGESWAWEDVDFWAKRFDEVGIKEILLSDTTGVGDTERISLLFNKIPFKYPNINFGAHLHNRYEDSYKKLKAAYDQGCRRFDSAIKGIGGCPMAKDDLVGNMPTEQVFNFMAVEKIDVHQNMLNFESAYNKAKDIFHF; encoded by the coding sequence CTGTTTCTAACAGAATGTCCACGGGACGCTATGCAAGGTTGGGGCGAATTTATCCCAACTCAAAAAAAAATTGATTACATCAACGCCTTAATGGATGTCGGTTTTGATGTATTAGATTGTGCAAGTTTTGTAAATCCTCGCACCATGCCGCAAATGGCAGACTCAGGAGATGTCGTTGATGAGATTGATAAATCTTTGTCCAATACAAAATTATCTGTCATTGTTGCCAATCTTCGCGGTGCCGAAAAAGCTTTGGAACATGATAATGTTGACATTTTGGGATTTCCTTTCTCGATTTCGGAGACATTTCAACATCGTAATACCAACAAAAGCCGAGAAGATGCTTTTGAAGAAATTATCAAAATTCTAGATTTAGCAAACGCACAAGGAAAACAGCTAAATTTGTATTTCTCTATGGCTTTTGGAAATCCTTATGGCGAAAGCTGGGCTTGGGAAGATGTGGATTTTTGGGCAAAGCGTTTTGATGAAGTTGGAATTAAAGAAATACTTTTATCGGACACAACAGGTGTTGGTGATACCGAGCGCATCAGTCTTTTGTTTAATAAAATCCCTTTCAAATATCCTAATATCAACTTCGGGGCACATCTACATAATCGTTACGAAGATTCTTATAAAAAGCTAAAAGCAGCTTACGACCAGGGATGTCGACGATTTGACAGTGCAATTAAAGGAATTGGCGGTTGCCCTATGGCGAAAGATGATCTTGTGGGAAATATGCCTACAGAGCAGGTTTTCAACTTTATGGCTGTTGAAAAAATTGATGTTCATCAAAACATGTTAAATTTTGAAAGCGCTTATAATAAAGCTAAAGATATTTTTCATTTTTAA
- a CDS encoding quinol:cytochrome C oxidoreductase — MYSFSPKLRLYSIILIVVGLVLFAAGFALNKGIDDTTITHWMEAVHSGGHDNPTHSSEMVGPQDHQAHLDHAKMQVGNQPLAALHVAAVFLFGVSCAALFFYSIQHAAHAGWSIIVTRVMEAVASFIPYGGAILIIIVLLNAFHMGHLFHWMDPALTDPNDPHFDVIIYEKKLFLNIPSYIIRTFIYVLGASFFAWKLKQTSKKVDDTNGDRKVYASLYNWSVGYIAFFGFASAAWAWDWLMSIDPHWYSTLYIWYSMVSCLATAVAAIILVAVYLKKKGFYPQFNDNHLHDLGKYLFATSMLWTYLWFCQFMLYWYANVPEEVNYFFGRFEYYGPTFLPMLIINFLLPLLILVSSSIKRNYKVVTTMAVIVIFGHWVDYFNMVMPGTVGPYWNNIPTLLLTVGSFAAVVGLFVFVVFTALTKLKLMPTGNPFFHESEIYEYPF; from the coding sequence ATGTATAGTTTTTCACCTAAGTTAAGATTATATTCCATTATACTGATTGTTGTAGGATTAGTGTTATTTGCGGCTGGATTTGCCTTAAATAAAGGAATTGATGATACTACTATTACCCACTGGATGGAAGCTGTTCATTCAGGTGGTCATGATAACCCAACACACTCTAGCGAAATGGTAGGTCCACAAGACCACCAAGCGCATTTAGATCACGCTAAAATGCAAGTTGGAAACCAGCCGTTGGCTGCGCTTCATGTTGCTGCGGTATTCTTATTCGGAGTTAGTTGTGCTGCTTTATTCTTTTATAGTATTCAGCATGCGGCACATGCAGGTTGGTCTATTATTGTAACAAGAGTTATGGAAGCTGTGGCTTCTTTTATCCCATACGGAGGCGCTATTCTTATTATAATTGTTTTGCTAAATGCATTCCACATGGGACATTTGTTCCACTGGATGGATCCAGCATTAACAGATCCTAATGACCCACATTTCGATGTGATTATTTATGAGAAGAAATTGTTCTTAAATATTCCGTCTTATATTATTAGAACATTTATCTATGTATTAGGAGCGAGCTTCTTTGCATGGAAGCTTAAACAAACTTCTAAGAAAGTGGACGATACTAACGGCGACAGAAAAGTATATGCTAGTCTATACAACTGGAGCGTAGGATACATCGCATTCTTCGGATTTGCTTCTGCAGCGTGGGCTTGGGATTGGTTGATGTCAATAGACCCTCACTGGTATTCTACATTGTATATTTGGTATTCTATGGTGAGTTGTTTAGCAACTGCTGTAGCTGCAATTATCTTGGTAGCTGTTTATTTAAAGAAAAAAGGATTTTATCCTCAGTTCAATGATAACCACTTACACGATTTAGGTAAGTATTTGTTCGCAACAAGTATGCTTTGGACATACCTTTGGTTCTGTCAGTTCATGCTTTATTGGTATGCAAACGTTCCAGAAGAGGTTAACTACTTCTTCGGTAGATTCGAGTATTACGGTCCAACATTCTTACCAATGTTAATTATTAACTTCCTACTACCATTGTTAATTCTAGTAAGTAGTAGCATAAAACGTAATTACAAAGTGGTTACAACTATGGCTGTTATTGTTATCTTTGGACACTGGGTTGATTATTTCAACATGGTAATGCCAGGAACAGTAGGCCCTTATTGGAACAACATTCCAACGCTATTATTAACAGTTGGATCGTTCGCAGCGGTTGTTGGTTTATTTGTTTTTGTAGTATTTACAGCATTAACAAAATTAAAATTAATGCCAACTGGAAACCCATTCTTCCACGAATCAGAGATTTACGAATATCCTTTTTAA
- the nrfD gene encoding NrfD/PsrC family molybdoenzyme membrane anchor subunit translates to MSGHYEAPIREPLIIGHKTYHDITEDIARPIEERAGKLWWASLYAALVLFIYGFGCIAYTIGTGIGAWGLNKTINWGWDITNFVWWVGIGHAGTLISAVLLLFRQRWRMSVNRSAEAMTIFAVCQAAIFPVIHMGRVWVGYWVFPLPNQFGSLWTNFNSPLLWDVFAISTYFSVSVVFWFMGLIPDFAMIRDRAKTPFNKKIYTILSFGWGGKAKHWQRFEELSLVLAGLATPLVFSVHTTVSFDFATSVIKGWHSTIYPPYFVAGAIFSGFAMVQTLLLVARKVCHLEDYITMYHIEIMNIVIILTGGMVTVAYACEYFIAWYSGSRFEDFVYLSPGAATGPYWWAFWALIICNLVVPAAFWFKKVRTNIFATFIIALIINIGMWFERFDIIVINLSRDYLPSSWTMFMPTIIDVGVYLGTIGFFSVLFLLYARTFPVIAQAELKSILKISGETYKAKEGDEHH, encoded by the coding sequence ATGTCAGGACATTACGAAGCTCCGATAAGGGAACCTTTAATTATTGGTCATAAGACTTATCACGATATTACGGAAGATATCGCAAGACCTATCGAGGAACGTGCAGGAAAACTATGGTGGGCATCACTATACGCTGCATTAGTACTGTTTATCTACGGATTTGGTTGTATTGCATACACAATCGGAACGGGGATAGGTGCTTGGGGATTAAACAAAACCATTAACTGGGGTTGGGATATTACCAACTTCGTATGGTGGGTAGGTATTGGTCACGCCGGTACACTTATTTCCGCTGTACTATTATTATTTAGACAACGATGGAGAATGTCGGTTAACCGTTCTGCCGAGGCGATGACGATTTTCGCCGTTTGTCAAGCAGCGATTTTCCCGGTTATCCACATGGGTAGAGTTTGGGTAGGTTATTGGGTATTCCCATTGCCAAACCAATTCGGGTCTTTATGGACTAACTTTAACTCACCACTACTTTGGGACGTATTTGCGATCTCTACTTATTTCTCAGTATCAGTTGTATTCTGGTTCATGGGACTTATTCCGGATTTTGCAATGATTCGAGATAGAGCTAAAACACCATTCAACAAAAAGATTTATACAATTCTTTCATTTGGATGGGGCGGTAAAGCAAAACATTGGCAAAGATTCGAAGAGCTATCTTTGGTTCTTGCAGGTTTAGCAACACCGCTTGTATTCTCTGTACACACCACGGTATCATTTGACTTTGCAACGTCGGTTATTAAGGGATGGCACTCAACAATCTATCCTCCTTATTTCGTTGCTGGGGCGATTTTCTCAGGATTTGCAATGGTACAAACGCTGTTGTTGGTTGCAAGAAAAGTTTGTCACTTAGAAGATTATATCACAATGTATCACATTGAGATTATGAACATCGTAATCATCTTAACAGGTGGTATGGTAACAGTGGCTTATGCTTGCGAATATTTTATCGCTTGGTATTCTGGATCTAGATTTGAAGATTTCGTATATCTTTCTCCAGGTGCAGCAACAGGACCTTATTGGTGGGCATTCTGGGCGTTGATCATTTGTAACTTGGTGGTGCCAGCTGCGTTCTGGTTCAAAAAAGTTAGAACAAACATCTTCGCAACATTTATTATTGCATTGATTATTAACATTGGTATGTGGTTCGAGCGTTTTGATATTATTGTTATCAACTTATCAAGAGACTACTTACCATCATCATGGACAATGTTTATGCCGACAATTATTGACGTTGGTGTATACCTTGGTACGATAGGCTTCTTCTCTGTATTGTTCTTATTATATGCAAGAACATTCCCTGTAATTGCACAGGCAGAATTGAAGAGTATTTTGAAAATTTCAGGTGAAACTTATAAAGCAAAAGAAGGAGATGAGCACCACTAA